From Epinephelus lanceolatus isolate andai-2023 chromosome 12, ASM4190304v1, whole genome shotgun sequence, the proteins below share one genomic window:
- the znf622 gene encoding cytoplasmic 60S subunit biogenesis factor ZNF622 → MASYTCISCRVAFADGEVQRAHYKTDWHRYNLKRKVADMPPVTAENFQERVLAQRAAAEQQLNDTTTGEGCAICNKKFSTVNAYQNHLQSHKHQQAEKQALLAAQRKVEKMNEKNLEKGLGDEKVDHDARNEALQQALKEQQRPSPAKQGTSQEAKRQRAEKLEKPPRMIWLEEQAKRREKEDGATAVEEEWEDIDEDEDDDDEMEDEEEEETMDQEEGDSVGASDPQPAALPGSIPVTNCLFCSHHSKSLMKNVAHMTKAHSFFIPDVEFLVDLKGLIRYLGEKVGAGNVCLWCNEKGRSFYSTEAVQSHMTDKSHCKLFTDGDTALEFADFYDFRSSYPDRKEGEDAEMEEEEELPDDKNLEYDDETLELTLPSGAKIGHRSLMRYYKQRFGAQRAVVLSHNKNAVGRVLRQYKALGWGGDGGNGSLYQKQKDMQYVQMMKSRWMLKMGMSHNATKQKHFRAQVMF, encoded by the exons ATGGCCTCCTACACCTGTATCAGCTGCCGAGTGGCTTTCGCAGATGGCGAGGTGCAGCGAGCACACTACAAAACCGACTGGCACCGCTACAACCTGAAGCGCAAGGTGGCCGACATGCCACCAGTCACCGCTGAAAACTTCCAGGAGCGAGTCCTTGCCCAGCGGGCAGCCGCTGAACAGCAGCTGAACGACACGACGACCGGCGAGGGCTGTGCCATCTGCAACAAGAAGTTCTCCACCGTCAACGCCTACCAGAACCACCTGCAGTCCCACAAACACCAGCAGGCCGAGAAGCAGGCTCTGCTCGCTGCACAGAGGAAAGTGGAAAAGATGAACGAGAAGAACCTGGAGAAAGGTCTCGGCGATGAGAAGGTGGATCACGACGCCAGGAACGAGGCCCTGCAGCAGGCCCTGAAAGAGCAGCAGAGGCCGAGCCCGGCCAAGCAAGGGACATCACAAGAAGCAAAAAGGCAGAGGGCGGAGAAGCTGGAGAAACCTCCCAGGATGATTTGGTTGGAGGAACAAGCTAAGAGGCGAGAGAAAGAAGACGGAGCCACAGCTGTGGAAG AAGAGTGGGAGGACATTGAcgaggatgaagatgatgacgatgagatggaggatgaagaggaagaggagacgaTGGATCAAGAGGAAGGGGACTCGGTGGGTGCGTCTGACCCCCAGCCCGCCGCTCTGCCCGGCTCCATCCCTGTCACCAACTGCCTGTTCTGCTCCCATCACTCCAAGTCGCTCATGAAGAATGTCGCCCACATGACCAAAGCCCACAGCTTCTTCATCCCCGATGTGGAGTTCCTCGTCGACCTGAAGGGCCTCATCCGCTACCTCG GAGAGAAGGTCGGTGCTGGAAACGTGTGTTTATGGTGTAACGAGAAGGGCCGTTCGTTCTACTCGACAGAAGCAGTACAGAGTCACATGACAGACAAAAGCCACTGTAAGCTCTTCACAGACGGCGACACTGCCCTGGAGTTTGCAGACTTCTACGACTTCAG GAGCAGCTACCCAgacaggaaggagggagaggatgCTGaaatggaagaagaagaagagctgcCGGATGACAAGAACCTGGAGTACGACGACGAAACGCTGGAGCTGACTCTTCCTTCAG GTGCTAAGATCGGCCACCGCTCGCTCATGAGATACTATAAACAGCGGTTCGGAGCTCAGAGGGCGGTGGTACTGAGCCACAATAAGAACGCTGTTGGCAGAGTCCTCCGGCAGTACAAAGCTCTGGGCTGGGGAGGAGATGGAG GCAACGGCTCCTTATATCAGAAACAGAAAGACATGCAGTATGTACAGATGATGAAGTCAAGATGGATGCTGAAGATGGGCATGAGCCACAACGCCACCAAGCAGAAGCACTTCAGAGCCCAAGTGATGTTCTAA